A stretch of Hyalangium gracile DNA encodes these proteins:
- a CDS encoding tetratricopeptide repeat protein, producing MLRPAIALAQTSPEVKAYFLSIAALYDALEYESALAQIAKARAITKAPADNATLSLYEGVILADMNRREASDAAFRKALLAQPDAKLPMTVSPKVAQRFEQLRETVKQEQLAARPKTPAPPTPPKDAPQVNQGGTRTTPDSSLTSRSGDAPVGVSGRSFTRPQVLVPAIAGGVLMVLGGTSYAMSRKELSNLNNDDPKLATREDAERAADRGRTFQSVGVGLLGAGAAGLGFALGWYAFGPTSSGETALTVGTDGTSAFVQGRWP from the coding sequence TTGTTGCGTCCGGCGATCGCGCTCGCCCAGACGAGTCCCGAGGTGAAGGCCTACTTCCTCTCCATCGCCGCCCTCTATGACGCGCTCGAGTACGAGAGCGCGCTGGCGCAGATCGCCAAGGCTCGGGCCATCACCAAGGCGCCGGCCGACAACGCGACCCTGTCGCTGTACGAGGGAGTCATCCTGGCCGACATGAACCGCCGGGAAGCCTCCGACGCCGCCTTCCGGAAGGCCCTGCTCGCGCAGCCGGATGCGAAGCTGCCGATGACGGTGTCTCCCAAGGTGGCGCAGCGCTTCGAGCAGCTGCGCGAGACCGTGAAGCAGGAGCAGCTGGCCGCCAGGCCGAAGACTCCCGCTCCTCCCACGCCTCCCAAGGACGCGCCCCAGGTGAACCAGGGCGGGACTCGGACCACCCCGGACAGCTCGCTGACCTCCCGCTCCGGCGATGCGCCTGTCGGGGTGAGCGGACGGAGCTTCACCCGTCCCCAGGTCCTCGTCCCCGCGATCGCGGGAGGCGTGCTCATGGTGCTGGGTGGAACCTCCTACGCGATGTCCCGAAAGGAGCTGTCCAACCTGAACAACGACGATCCGAAGCTCGCCACCCGCGAGGATGCGGAGCGCGCCGCCGACCGGGGTCGCACCTTCCAGTCCGTCGGAGTGGGACTGCTGGGAGCCGGAGCCGCCGGGCTGGGCTTCGCCCTGGGCTGGTACGCTTTTGGCCCCACGTCGTCGGGCGAGACGGCACTGACGGTGGGCACCGACGGGACCTCCGCCTTCGTGCAGGGGAGGTGGCCGTGA
- a CDS encoding M61 family metallopeptidase produces MNRRPLFTAALLVLLPGLAFAQVFVYPRRADRSSVNTFEFEWRHVDILVGPAAKGEAKAPERTANPQPPGAPAGPNPNVTTMDPGGTANVPSTEPPPETERITSAPEETGVPDTAVAGAGAPDGGVPAPDGGLMAFALPPPPLAMLPHGGADGGTSPDGGPKYATSLGAATGGVRFYFYERERQVAERAAPLIEDAYRYLVEQFQYVPTETFPYILYNSYQEFLQTHVFAVSEGTLGVTSTEDLKLSLPYLGDHRLFQEISTHELAHQFTIQKVRTVAETKKTFGDPLQSLPLWFIEGLAEFYAKRGLDPEAEMLVRDLMVNPDLAKGYAFLDFFSPGPYGFLWIYKVGQARVTFLEEEYGAGFIQKVLNESPRLISGGKDMPSMKFEELLERLTGDDPKKISARFENWMKRRAFKDYLSSEQSAPALELLEEREGISTAVNSSPDGRAIMYRTIIPETGESRLYLVDPKAPGSAKKVAGDGVPGAESLHPIFGRNFALAKDRLSYVAEVNGRDVIYVQAYNHSSEQKTSDELVRRSAVRTGFQRQTNVSVDLDLGDKTAYRVGQHGLLGVPTVAFSPDGKSLAFIGINDEGIRDVYVLNLEQGPDARPRKLTDDMYAERQITWGPSGIIYTSDATSHRFYNLFRVKPDVPGAPERLTSRESDEADPVALADGRIFFVAWRHSSSDLHELMPDGSVVRRTDVTTGIFEPGAGPEGGLWVLFHQSGERRPALLRPPKMLSLPTEAAPPPAPPAPLAFMPLTGAEPYQAFARQNIELGPIMGFAGAGSGGFFGQVFAMASDRMRNHATLLSMAIYGSLKLTDGVLLYINQEKRSTWGVGLFQSLRFRLDESFADQGVSFFSGERYYGAVANVRYPLSSFLYVQGEVTAGGASYFIDSYTAFRLNNPSFNPAFQDLYTPWMGANDQARFQTELTGQIGYNTIRYHYATGPLSGSSALLEATVGAQPFNEQAYSNLRLDLERYFPIYGRSNIFIRAAGGTTVGGRYARSYFLSSFDTLRGVNFGDEDWLLGRHFAYSTAELQVPLNDLIRVAFLSDLEAIAGVDVGGVGNSSRRMWDRRTLDFALGFNLSLGPLLMRLHFARPVDIGAEAGKPDPGWVTNFSIGIAGLNGFFDRRGEGDVRPPPNLPPGAYIGRTGMPGQ; encoded by the coding sequence GTGAACCGACGCCCCCTCTTCACCGCCGCGCTCCTGGTGCTGCTGCCAGGGCTGGCCTTCGCTCAGGTCTTCGTCTACCCGCGCCGGGCGGACCGCAGCTCCGTCAACACGTTCGAGTTCGAGTGGCGCCACGTGGACATCCTCGTGGGCCCTGCCGCCAAGGGCGAGGCCAAGGCTCCCGAGAGGACCGCCAACCCGCAGCCGCCGGGAGCGCCCGCGGGCCCCAACCCCAACGTCACCACCATGGACCCGGGAGGCACGGCGAACGTGCCCTCCACGGAGCCGCCCCCGGAGACCGAGCGCATCACCTCCGCGCCCGAGGAAACCGGGGTGCCCGACACGGCGGTGGCCGGCGCGGGGGCCCCGGACGGCGGAGTGCCCGCCCCCGACGGCGGCCTGATGGCCTTCGCGCTCCCGCCCCCGCCCCTGGCCATGCTCCCGCATGGCGGCGCGGACGGAGGCACCTCGCCGGACGGTGGCCCCAAGTACGCCACCTCGCTGGGCGCGGCCACGGGCGGTGTGCGCTTCTACTTCTATGAGCGTGAGCGCCAGGTGGCCGAGCGTGCGGCCCCGCTCATCGAGGACGCCTACCGCTACCTGGTGGAGCAGTTCCAGTACGTCCCCACGGAGACATTCCCCTACATCCTCTACAACAGCTACCAGGAGTTCCTGCAGACGCATGTGTTCGCCGTGTCGGAGGGCACGCTGGGCGTCACCAGCACCGAGGACCTGAAGCTGTCGCTGCCGTACCTGGGGGACCACCGGCTCTTCCAGGAGATCAGCACCCACGAGCTGGCCCACCAGTTCACCATCCAGAAGGTGCGCACCGTCGCGGAGACGAAGAAGACGTTCGGAGATCCGCTCCAGTCCCTGCCGCTGTGGTTCATCGAAGGCCTGGCCGAGTTCTACGCCAAGCGCGGGCTGGATCCCGAGGCGGAGATGCTGGTGCGCGACTTGATGGTGAACCCGGATCTGGCCAAGGGCTACGCCTTCCTCGACTTCTTCTCGCCCGGGCCGTACGGCTTCCTGTGGATCTACAAGGTGGGCCAGGCGCGCGTGACGTTCCTGGAGGAGGAGTACGGCGCGGGCTTCATCCAGAAGGTGCTCAACGAGTCGCCCCGGCTCATCTCGGGCGGCAAGGACATGCCGTCCATGAAGTTCGAGGAGCTGCTGGAGCGGCTCACCGGGGACGATCCGAAGAAGATCTCCGCGCGCTTCGAGAACTGGATGAAGCGGCGGGCCTTCAAGGACTACCTGAGCTCCGAGCAGTCGGCCCCGGCGCTGGAGCTGCTGGAGGAGCGCGAGGGCATCAGCACGGCGGTGAACAGCTCTCCGGACGGGCGGGCGATCATGTACCGCACCATCATCCCGGAGACGGGAGAGAGCCGGCTCTACCTCGTGGATCCGAAGGCTCCGGGCAGCGCGAAGAAGGTGGCCGGCGACGGAGTGCCCGGCGCGGAGTCCCTGCACCCCATCTTCGGGCGCAACTTCGCGCTGGCGAAGGATCGGCTCTCGTACGTGGCCGAGGTGAACGGGCGGGACGTCATCTACGTCCAGGCCTACAACCACAGCTCCGAGCAGAAGACGAGCGACGAGCTGGTGCGCCGCAGCGCCGTGCGCACCGGCTTCCAGCGCCAGACGAACGTGTCGGTGGACCTGGACCTGGGAGACAAAACGGCCTACCGCGTGGGGCAGCACGGGCTGCTGGGCGTGCCCACGGTGGCCTTCTCGCCGGATGGCAAGTCGCTGGCCTTCATCGGCATCAACGACGAGGGCATCCGGGACGTGTACGTGCTCAACCTGGAGCAGGGCCCGGACGCCAGGCCCCGGAAGCTCACCGATGACATGTACGCCGAGCGGCAGATCACCTGGGGCCCGAGCGGCATCATCTACACGTCGGACGCCACGTCGCACCGCTTCTACAACCTGTTCCGCGTGAAGCCGGACGTACCCGGCGCGCCCGAGCGCCTCACCAGCCGCGAGAGCGACGAGGCGGATCCGGTGGCGCTGGCCGACGGCCGCATCTTCTTCGTGGCGTGGCGCCACAGCAGCTCGGATCTGCACGAGCTGATGCCGGATGGCTCGGTGGTGCGGCGCACGGACGTCACCACGGGCATCTTCGAGCCGGGCGCCGGCCCGGAGGGCGGCCTGTGGGTGCTGTTCCACCAGTCCGGCGAGCGCCGGCCCGCGCTGCTGCGGCCGCCGAAGATGCTGAGCCTGCCCACCGAGGCCGCGCCGCCGCCCGCGCCGCCCGCCCCGCTGGCGTTCATGCCGCTGACGGGCGCCGAGCCCTACCAGGCGTTCGCCCGGCAGAACATCGAGCTGGGCCCCATCATGGGCTTCGCCGGAGCGGGCAGCGGTGGCTTCTTCGGCCAGGTGTTCGCCATGGCGAGCGACCGGATGCGCAACCACGCCACGCTGCTCAGCATGGCCATCTACGGCTCGCTCAAGCTGACCGACGGCGTGCTGCTCTACATCAACCAGGAGAAGCGCTCGACGTGGGGCGTGGGCCTCTTCCAGTCCCTGCGCTTCCGCCTGGACGAGAGCTTCGCGGACCAGGGCGTCTCCTTCTTCTCCGGTGAGCGCTACTACGGCGCGGTGGCCAACGTGCGCTACCCGCTCAGCTCCTTCCTCTACGTGCAAGGCGAGGTGACGGCGGGCGGAGCCTCGTACTTCATCGACTCGTACACGGCCTTCCGCTTGAACAACCCCTCGTTCAACCCGGCGTTCCAGGACCTGTACACGCCGTGGATGGGCGCCAACGACCAGGCGCGCTTCCAGACGGAGCTGACGGGGCAGATTGGCTACAACACCATCCGCTACCACTACGCCACGGGCCCGCTGTCGGGCAGCTCGGCGCTGCTGGAGGCCACGGTGGGCGCGCAGCCCTTCAACGAGCAGGCCTACAGCAACCTGCGGCTGGACCTCGAGCGCTACTTCCCCATCTACGGGCGCAGCAACATCTTCATCCGCGCCGCGGGCGGCACCACCGTGGGCGGCCGGTACGCGCGCTCGTACTTCCTCTCCAGCTTCGACACGCTGCGAGGCGTGAACTTCGGAGACGAGGACTGGCTGCTCGGCCGGCACTTCGCCTACTCCACGGCGGAGCTGCAGGTGCCGCTCAATGATCTCATCCGCGTGGCCTTCCTGAGCGACCTGGAGGCCATCGCCGGCGTGGACGTGGGCGGCGTGGGCAACTCGAGCCGGCGCATGTGGGATCGCCGCACGCTGGACTTCGCGCTGGGCTTCAACCTCTCGCTGGGGCCCTTGCTGATGCGCCTGCACTTCGCGCGGCCGGTGGACATCGGCGCCGAGGCCGGCAAGCCGGATCCGGGCTGGGTGACCAACTTCTCGATCGGCATCGCCGGGCTCAACGGCTTCTTCGATCGCAGGGGCGAGGGCGACGTGAGGCCGCCTCCGAACCTGCCGCCCGGGGCCTACATCGGACGGACGGGCATGCCCGGGCAGTAA